GGGTGTTTGATAAATGATAAGAGCAAAGACAAAATAAAGCGATGCTAAATAAATACATTGTAATTTGTAAGAAGAAAAATCATAACATATGataagatattaattaaaatgcaaaatgttgaattaaattgaagagAGGGGAAGAGTGTTAACAGTGACACAATCGAATCCACAGCCACACTGAGGACTCTCATAGAAATTTTCAACTCCAAAATTGGCAGAAGCAATACCAACAGAGAATTGAATCTCATCGCCGTCACGTTTGACTTCAACTATGTTGAGCCACAAGAGAAGAATCTTAACACTAACACCCTTAAGATTATAGAGCCTACCTTGTGTTATAACACCGGTTATGGTGGACTTGTACTTTAGGGTATAACCTTCAATAGAAAACGAACACGTGGCATCCATGTATGCAGCGAACTCACCGGTTTCTTTGTTGAGTGCATAGCCAATTATACCCTTTGGGAGAAGACCGACCGGGAAACCGTATTGTTGGAGAACATCATAGGCTGATAGCTTCTCATCTTGTTGAacttggtgttggtgttggtggtgtTGAATTGAAGAAGcatgtgatgatgatgatttgagagagaagaggaggaagagaagggGGAAGAGGAATTTGGTGGTGATTGAAGACATGGTTATTGTTAGTGTGATGGAAATTTCAAGTTAGGAAGGTTAGATTTGAATTGATGAAATGATGAAATAGTTGTCAGATATTTTGGATTTGTTTTTGTTGTGGGGAGATGAATGTGgtgttatataaaatataaatgggAAAGTGAGAAGAGAGGAAGGGATTCTTCGAGCTCGGGTTCGGTGGAaaagtcaaaataataataatatgaaaaaaagtATCAAGAccataattattagtttaatttttttaatttagtttatttagtttaataattaattaataNNNNNNNNNNNNNNNNNNNNNNNNNNNNNNNNNNNNNNNNNNNNNNNNNNNNNNNNNNNNNNNNNtaaaattcaaaaaacaattaaacagaaattatcttagaaaaaataattttaatgaagCCTGCatgaaagttttaaaaaaaatatttgtttatataacataaataattttaataaaatttaacaaatacaaatttgttagaaaattatctttaaaatttatcgGAGATAATTTAGTgttgaaaaataaaacttttttaataactattattttcacacacacacaaaataaaaattgtttcTATATAGACATCAATCTTGCTACATTAAACTAAGGTCTactaggaaaatatattttatacaaaatatattcaaataaaaatcaattattatgtatttctGCAAATTCATgtgtgttattttttatatttttaatatatattttatatttaatattgatTTAATGGCTAatgttttttataaaaatataatagtttaatttttggttcttaaacttttaaaaaaaagtatttctatttgattctattttatgatgtttaatatcttaaataaaatttatttatgacctactattttaaataaatttaaaatatgacttttaaaaaaaaaaactacactAATATTTAATTCGGAAGTAGTTAAGCACATCCTAGATTGAAAATATACCTTTTTTCATGAAAagcaaaaagttttttttttaattgtttaattttggGTGCATCTTTTTTCTCAATTGTTTGTACGAACTTCACCTTCAACTTCAACATGACAATCATCCGAGGGACCAGCCCCATTGTTTTGCTGAGCTATTCACTCCAactttaatctttttttatttttacgcATGGTATAGATCTGTATCTaccattattaattaatatatattctaataattGCGAGAAACTCGCGTAGCACGTGAGAGATGTGCATTTTGAGAAAAAGGGCTTTGTCTGTATCAGAAAACGAGGCACAAAATTTAAAGGAATTACAAATTAAACGCCCATATACaaactttataaaatataatattataaggtAATATAATATAAGCTGGGTTTAATTAacatatgtttttattattggtaaaaaaaattaaatattttattttaatatataactacATAATATTTGTAttgaaaactaatttttgtatatttttaaatttttaattaataattttaacatatatcCTTAAATCAGATGTTAGCAGTTAACTAAATTCATATAAATCTGACAATATGTAACATTTAACTAGCTTTTCTGTATTCTCGTGAAATAATCACTAATGTCTATAAGAtagtgataaataaaaatatctttcaagtatttattttattaattgctgTTGATGTCAATCAAAAGATGAATATATAGGTAAAAAGTAGGACTGCATATACATGGGATAATATTCTTGTATTTGCggtaattatttatatttaatttgaattgtgTGGATATTATTCTATTTACAAAGTTATTTGATATATAGGATCATATCAAATTTACACTATGATAGAATTAGATAATAAATTTGACAGTAATATGATATAtctgtaaatttaatttatagatTTGCATATTTACATGTCTTATATAAATAGCATAAAttataatatcttatttttaattttttatattgtacttcaatttagaataattaaatttagatattgtgttatcattaattttttttattattcaaaaaaaatttgattgataatattttaagagtaaatagACTTAAACAtatgtgaaaaaataaattttttagacATTTTCTTGACATTTTTTTGTGAAAACAATCAAATAGGGgcttaaaacaattttttttttaattatgccgATATATCCAATATTCGATCTGATATGAAAAAATGCAGATATCGTATCTGATTCGATGAGTGCAGTACTAATCGGATAGAATTATAGGCTATATCCAATCCGAGCGGATCCGATCCATGTGCAGCCATAGTAAAAAGAAGggtaagtacgattttggtctttaaagtagggactgaaatttttttttcgtcCCCAACCTTTTTTGGCTTACAAATCATCCCTAaggtttaacttatttttaaaactgTCGTTCGAACCAAAAtaccatttttcttcttcactaAAATACCCAATTTCTATTCTAGTTTTCGTTCTTCTCcatgaacaacaacaacaacaataaaatcactagaaacagcaacaataaaatcaacaacaaataataaaaaaaaaataataaagtacaagaataataaatccAAATCCAGATAAGAAGTACATGAACAATGaatcaaaagcaaaaacaatgAAGCCAtctattccttttttttttcttcttcagcaACAATAATGAAGCAGAAGCATAAACAGAATTGGAAACAAAAgttgaaacaaaattaaaaacaaaaataaaaacaaaaacagaagTAACTgaaacatcaaaattaaaagaatgaaGAATTAGACgcagaattaaaaacaaaagcaaaatcaaaagcatcaaaattaGAAATAGAAGCAGAATCAGATATAAAAAGAACAAAGAGGACAAAGAGTGAGACGATGTGACGATGTAGAAGTAACAGATGCAGAGGACACCGTTGTTGCGGCGGCAACAACAAGAAAGGCGAGAGTGCGACCATGCGACGACGCTTGTTGAGGGATTGGGCAGACGATGCAACGCATACGAGAAAAAGGAGCGGTGAGATCTGGCGGCGAGAACCGAACGACGAGCAGTAGCGGTGGCGGCGAAGAGCAGCAGTAGAGGATTCccttctccttctattcttcacctttccttCCCCTTTTTTTCCTTAGGAAATCTCCTCCCTCCTCCCTCTCCAAAGGCGATTCCCTTttccttatctttttaaaattaaattaaatcttagAAACAATTTtgtaagaacaaaaaaaattagagacaaaaaaaaattttaaccccTACCTTAAGaatcaaaatcgtacttaattctaaaaaaactacaaaaaatatctattaaGATTTTAGTGttgataaaattatttctaaatataaaaaaataacatttcaaaaaaattaaaaatataataaacataataaaaaatgatgttGACTTTTACTAACTAGTGGTGgtaaataattttgatatttgataAACATTTTGTAAAAAAAGTTTACTTGACATAAAATTAtcgaattttaaaaataaaaaaattgtttttttatattttgtttaaaaaaaatataatcaaaattggaTTGCTAAAGCTCTTTTtgataatacatatataatatttagttatttttgttgggatattttattattttaaattttaagatattttgtttgtgtttatttatttattttgtcgtTTCCAAATAAAATATAGTGAATAGATTCGGGCCACAATTTGTTGTTACACACAACCTTCGGCCACTTCGAAGTCCAACACTTGGAGAATTCTTTTCATATATAGtttcagaaattaaaaagacgatgataaaaaaaaaaaaagtaaaaagacaAACATTGAGGATTCATGACGGATGAGATTATTAAAAtgtttatttattcaaattt
This sequence is a window from Arachis duranensis cultivar V14167 chromosome 2, aradu.V14167.gnm2.J7QH, whole genome shotgun sequence. Protein-coding genes within it:
- the LOC107475977 gene encoding uncharacterized protein LOC107475977 yields the protein MSSITTKFLFPLLFLLFSLKSSSSHASSIQHHQHQHQVQQDEKLSAYDVLQQYGFPVGLLPKGIIGYALNKETGEFAAYMDATCSFSIEGYTLKYKSTITGVITQGRLYNLKGVSVKILLLWLNIVEVKRDGDEIQFSVGIASANFGVENFYESPQCGCGFDCVTVNTLPLSSI